Proteins encoded by one window of Aphis gossypii isolate Hap1 chromosome X, ASM2018417v2, whole genome shotgun sequence:
- the LOC114120539 gene encoding E3 SUMO-protein ligase ZBED1-like: MIVKEYYPFSIVEDKEFVKLLKMLNPGYDLPSRKSLSTSLLSILYNETYDKVKSDIVGNGHFVSITTDSWTSKKNEGYIAATAHFIDNNCTSDNLKSELLKVIKEWGLENRVSACTLDNASNILKVIDLCKWRHVRCFDHSLNLAVQKAIKEIQEVKEKISGIVRHFRKSTTAVGKLKSIQEQLGYSPQFVLIQDVVTRWNSTFEMLKRVLDLKIPLCTALAETNYNEYLTNNDWIIFTRACELLKPFKKITTEISSEKSVSISKISLELNPLYAESTILHPRFKNYGFLHQFAFSEGKKSLINKAATVNIVNNTQATTQVTTLPNQTDGDSIWKDFDSEVVSIVQSSDPTAAFKVELDKYLHESLLSRREDPLVWWKLNQHVYPRLFKFVKKRFCIMGTSVPCERIFFKAGQTITKKEVG; encoded by the exons ATGATAGTCAAAGAATATTATCCGTTCAGTATTGTTGAGGACAAAGAGTttgttaaacttttaaaaatgttaaacccCGGATACGACTTACCATCAAGAAAATCACTGTCGACTTCATTGCTTTCTATTCTTTACAATGAGACATATGATAAAGTTAAGTCCGATATAGTAGGAAATGGTCATTTTGTTAGTATCACGACTGATAGTTGGACATCTAAAAAGAACGAGGGTTATATTGCAGCTACAGCACATTTTATAGATAACAACT GTACCAGTGATAATTTGAAAAGTGAATTGTTAAAAGTCATAAAAGAATGGGGTTTGGAAAATAGAGTCTCAGCTTGCACATTAGACAAtgcatcaaatatattaaaggtaATTGATTTATGCAAATGGAGGCATGTACGTTGTTTTGATCATAGCTTGAACCTGGCTGTACAAAAAGCTATAAAAGAAATACAGGAGGTTAAAGAGAAAATTTCAGGTATAGTTAGGCATTTCAGAAAAAGTACCACTGCTGTAGGCAAATTAAAATCGATCCAAGAACAACTGGGCTATTCTCCTCAATTTGTTCTTATCCAAGATGTTGTGACAAGATGGAACTCTACCTTTGAAATGTTAAAACGAGTACTTGACTTGAAGATTCCTCTCTGCACAGCATTAGCAGAAACTAActacaatgaatatttaacaaataatgattggattatttttactaGAGCCTGTGAATTGTTAaagccatttaaaaaaataactaccgAAATAAGTTCTGAAAAATCTGTGTCTATTTCAAAGata TCGTTGGAACTAAATCCATTATACGCTGAATCAACAATATTGCACCCAAGATTTAAGAATTATGGATTTTTGCATCAGTTTGCATTTAGCGAGGGTAAAAAATCCTTGATCAACAAAGCTGCAAcagttaatattgtaaataatacacaagcAACTACTCAAGTCACCACATTACCAAATCAGACTGATGGTGATTCTATATGGAAAGATTTTGACAGTGAAGTGGTTTCAATAGTTCAATCTTCCGATCCTACAGCAGCATTTAAAGTTGAACTTGATAAATATCTGCATGAATCACTACTGTCTCGAAGAGAAGATCCCCTGGTTTGGTGGAAGCTAAATCAGCATGTTTACCCAAGACTCTttaaatttgtgaaaaaaagGTTTTGCATCATGGGTACATCGGTACCATGCGAgcgaatttttttcaaagctGGACAGACAATCACAAAAAAAGAAGTAGGCTAA
- the LOC114120532 gene encoding uncharacterized protein LOC114120532 isoform X2, whose product MYFFVIKIIATMVLQLATLFRLLTGKYSMINNGKKSKMSYRNTANSSVDLLQISRQENVYKREDEKIDVKLIKVSKMEDDKSNSLPVGNVGITNEYVFQKKEDEKKFDMEFIRISNLDDIFEEWKNMKEKWT is encoded by the exons atgtatttttttgtcattaaaataattgcaacAATGGTGTTGCAACTTGCAACTTTATTTCGGCTAtta accgggaaatatagtatgataaacaacggaaaaaaatcaaaaatgagtTATCGTAACACAGCTAATTCTTCAGTTGACCTTCTTCAAATTAGTAGACAAGAGAACGTCTATAAAAGAGAAGATGAAAAAATAGATGTGAAGCTTATCAAAGTTTCAAAAATGGAAGACGATAAATCTAATAGTTTACCAGTTGGCAATGTTGGTATCACAAATGAATACGTCTTCCAAAAGAAggaagatgaaaaaaaattcgacaTGGAGTTTATTAGGATATCTAATTTAGACGACATTTTTGAAGAG tggaaaaatatgaaagaaaaatggacataa
- the LOC114120532 gene encoding uncharacterized protein LOC114120532 isoform X1, whose protein sequence is MYFFVIKIIATMVLQLATLFRLLTGKYSMINNGKKSKMSYRNTANSSVDLLQISRQENVYKREDEKIDVKLIKVSKMEDDKSNSLPVGNVGITNEYVFQKKEDEKKFDMEFIRISNLDDIFEELLSYARGYSKSPAFTCTPVCIISTHVGGAERPNVSPILHNDWR, encoded by the exons atgtatttttttgtcattaaaataattgcaacAATGGTGTTGCAACTTGCAACTTTATTTCGGCTAtta accgggaaatatagtatgataaacaacggaaaaaaatcaaaaatgagtTATCGTAACACAGCTAATTCTTCAGTTGACCTTCTTCAAATTAGTAGACAAGAGAACGTCTATAAAAGAGAAGATGAAAAAATAGATGTGAAGCTTATCAAAGTTTCAAAAATGGAAGACGATAAATCTAATAGTTTACCAGTTGGCAATGTTGGTATCACAAATGAATACGTCTTCCAAAAGAAggaagatgaaaaaaaattcgacaTGGAGTTTATTAGGATATCTAATTTAGACGACATTTTTGAAGAG CTTTTAAGTTACGCGAGAGGATACAGCAAATCGCCGGCGTTTACTTGCACTCCCGTTTGTATTATCAGTACTCACGTTGGTGGTGCCGAGCGACCAAACGTCTCTCCAATCTTGCATAATGACTGGCGGTAA
- the LOC126552793 gene encoding uncharacterized protein LOC126552793, with amino-acid sequence MVNWCSIKGCSNNSKIPGIKLHRVPKDKLGKDWTAVIQKVNPNIVLTSYSVVCSDHFDVSDYLVRGKLGNTFLKKNAIPSIFNTNPQKAHIYNVEEFVVFPNSSINDFNEDSGSMECFNDEKDLPSCSITDLPEHNSEVKINENYTFNIISPETPEKSSSINMKNSLITPEFAKSRKRKCFIGDFTNEDLNSPKRQKKFLNATKKILFKKRKQIKTLQKQKGRLIKKIRTMKQLMTHLREEKKLISQNCFSHLQVLIIELKKYTCIVFCVAM; translated from the exons atggtAAACTGGTGTTCCATCAAAGGTTGCTCAAACAATTCTAAAATTCCAGGAATTAAACTTCATag GGTACCAAAAGACAAATTAGGCAAAGATTGGACTGCTGTAATACAAAAAGTAAATcctaatattgtacttacatCATACAGTGTTGTATGCAGTGATCATTTTGATGTTTCTGACTATTTGGTTCGAGGGAAATTAGGGAAtactttcttaaaaaaaaatgctattccaagtatatttaatacaa atcCCCAAAAAGCACATATTTACAATGTAGAAGAGTTTGTTGTTTTTCCAAATTCAAGTATTAATGATTTCAATGAAGATTCTg gtTCAATGGAATGTTTTAATGATGAAAAAGATCTACCTTCTTGCTCTATAACAGACCTTCCAGAACATAATAGTGAAGTAAAAATTA ATGAAAactatacgtttaatattatatctcctGAAACTCCTGAAAAATCAAGTTCAATTAATATGAAGAATTCTTTGATAACTCCAGAATTTGCTAAATCGAG aaaaagaaaatgtttcaTAGGAGATTTCACTAATGAAGACCTGAATAGTCCAAAGCgacagaaaaaatttttaaatgcaaccaaaaaaattttgtttaagaaGAGAAAGCAAATTAAAAcgttacaaaaacaaaaaggccgtttaattaaaaaaatacgtacaaTGAAACAATTAATGACACATTTAAGAGAAGAAAAGAAGCTCATctctcaaaattgtttttctcatCTCCaggttttaattattgaattgaaaaaatatacatgtattgtgTTCTGTGTAGCTATGTAG
- the LOC114120535 gene encoding uncharacterized protein LOC114120535, protein MYETSYMKKSERTHQFILMDFEFTVIYGTSIVLISGAISNSSYHFKTVKLEGKPLLLPINQNARRLTNQEIKKVISVIKLYLRPDLQIALMKQLDNSLSTSTDNLNAEFIKRYLAYNNKMTIIVLWNGSTDMDILERLQINNYNVLNMTCYDVSNNQHFYIQLITMRNMRIIYEYSLGMYHKQGRMLNLVETHTILCSKQHKGLYPHDPCYDLELTKCIFNKMVQQFQYKNLVEHF, encoded by the exons ATGTACGAGACATCCTATATGAAGAAATC agAGCGAACtcaccaatttattttaatggactTCGAGTTCACAGTAATTTACGGAActagtattgttttaatatctgGCGCAATTTCAAATAGCTCGTATCATTTTAAGACCGTTAAATTGGAAGGAAAACCTCTTTTACTACCCATAAATCAGAATGCTAGACGACTGACCAACCAAGAAATAAAGAAAGTAATTTCAGTTATTAAGCTGTATTTAAGGCCAGATTTACAGATTGCATTGATGAAGCAATTGGATAACAGCCTAAGCACCAGTACAGACAATTTAAACGCTGAATTTATTAAACGTTATCTagcatataacaataaaatgacaataatcGTATTATGGAACGGTTCCACAGACATGGACATTTTAGAgagattacaaataaataattataatgtattaaatatgacaTGTTATGACGTATCaaataatcaacatttttacatacaattaatCACAATGAGAAATATGAGAATCATATACGAATACAGTTTAGGAATGTATCATAAGCAAGGACGAATGTTGAATCTAGTAGaaacacatacaattttatgttcaaaacAACACAAAGGACTGTACCCCCATGATCCTTGCTACGACTTAGAATTaacgaaatgtatttttaacaaaatggtTCAACAATTTCAGTATAAGAATCTAgtggaacatttttaa